Proteins encoded by one window of Pelecanus crispus isolate bPelCri1 chromosome 8, bPelCri1.pri, whole genome shotgun sequence:
- the LOC104024869 gene encoding C-type lectin domain family 18 member A, with protein MKLLMLLVCNLLAWTVGETRLDAPEKLSVLAPGALSMKETFLVLSLHNKLRSKVQPPAANMQKLEWSEELGRLAGARAASCLEGPAPPLAPQLGWSEALLPAGAGGFRAVLERWFAEGRRYDYGTGRCASNATCRHYTQLVWATAGRLGCGRHLCTGSHGPSEAFACAYSPGGNWEVAGTPVLPYKQGPWCSLCTAGLSGCFKSWDHSGGLCEVPRNPCRMSCRNSGHLDMSSCQCACPPGYTGRYCQVRCSGQCLHGKFRKEECSCLCDVGYGGAECGTKIRFPFHTCDVQIDGNCFMVSPEADTYYGAKIKCQEKGAMLAQIRNQKVQDILSFYLSRLETSNRVTDTDFETGNFWIGLTYKTSKASFRWDMGEPSSFTSFAFGQPDNQGFGNCVEMQALAAFNWNDQRCKTRNRYICQFAQEHISLWQQDP; from the exons ATGAAGCTCTTGATGCTGCTTGTTTGCAACCTCCTGGCATGGACAGTGGGTGAGACCAGGTTGGATGCTCCAGAGAAGTTGTCTGTGCTAGCTCCAGGAG CTCTCAGCATGAAGGAGACCTTCCTGGTGCTCTCGCTGCACAACAAGCTGAGGAGCAAAGTGCAGCCCCCCGCTGCCAACATGCAGAAGCTG GAGTGGAGCGAGGAGCTGGGGCGGCTGGCAGGGGCGCGGGCAGCCAGCTGCCTGGAGGGCCCCGCTCCACCGCTGGCCCCACAGCTGGGCTGGAGTGAGGCCTTGCTGCCAGCGGGCGCTGGGGGCTTCAGGGCCGTGCTGGAGCGCTGGTTCGCCGAGGGCCGACGCTACGACTACGGGACAGGGCGCTGCGCCAGCAATGCCACCTGCCGCCATTACACCCAG CTGGTGTGGGCCACGGCAGGGCGGCTGGGCTGCGGCCGGCACCTCTGCACCGGCAGCCATGGCCCCAGCGAGGCCTTTGCCTGCGCCTACTCCCCGGG GGGCAACTGGGAGGTGGCAGGGACGCCTGTCCTGCCCTACAAACAGGGGCCCTGGTGCTCCCTCTGCACTGCTGGCCTCTCCGGCTGCTTCAAGTCCTGGGACCACAGCGGTGGGCTCTGCG AGGTGCCCAGGAACCCCTGTCGCATGAGCTGCAGGAACAGCGGGCACCTTGACATGAGCAGCTGCCAGTGTGCCTGTCCCCCCGGCTACACGGGCAGGTACTGCCAAG TGAGGTGCAGCGGGCAGTGCCTCCACGGGAAGTTCAGGAAGGAGGAGTGCTCCTGCCTCTGTGACGTGGGCTACGGTGGAGCCGAGTGCGGCA CGAAGATTCGGTTCCCTTTCCACACCTGTGACGTGCAGATAGACGGCAACTGCTTCATGGTGTCCCCCGAGGCTGACACCTACTACGGGGCCAAAATAAAGTGCCAG gagAAAGGGGCAATGCTGGCGCAGATCAGAAACCAAAAGGTCCAGGACATCCTGTCTTTCTACCTCAGCCGCTTGGAGACCAGTAACAGGGTGACAGACACCGATTTCGAGACCGGGAACTTCTGGATCG GTCTCACCTACAAGACGTCCAAGGCTTCCTTCCGCTGGGACATGGGTGAGCCGTcctccttcaccagcttcgccTTTGGGCAGCCAGACAACCAGGG GTTTGGGAACTGTGTGGAGATGCAAGCACTGGCTGCCTTCAACTGGAATGACCAGCGCTGCAAGACCCGAAACCGGTACATCTGCCAGTTCG CCCAGGAGCACATCTCCCTGTGGCAGCAGGACCCctga
- the EXOSC6 gene encoding exosome complex component MTR3 — MPLDHRRVRGPEESQPPEVWAAAGAAGEAPEEDGEDAAPRDPCALRPLFARAGLLSQAEGSAYVELGGGTKVLCAAWGPREAAEPGAAAAAAGGGRLLCEFRRAPFAGRGARWRPGSAAEREAEREAAAALREALEPAVRLARYPRARLAVSALLLQDGGSALAAAISAAALALADAGVEMYDLAVGCALCRPPGPAAAWMLQPGEPEERRAVARLTVALLPALNQVSAVLGGGQGSPPDAWAQALRLGLDGCHRLYPVLRQSLLRAARRRDAAAATTA; from the coding sequence ATGCCGCTGGATCACCGCCGCGTGCGGGGCCCCGAGGAGTCGCAGCCGCCGGAGGTGTGGGcagcggccggggccgccggggagGCGCCggaggaggacggggaggaTGCGGCGCCGCGGGACCCCTGCGCCCTGCGGCCGCTCTTCGCCCGCGCCGGGCTGCTGAGCCAGGCGGAGGGCTCGGCCTACGTGGAGCTGGGCGGCGGCACCAAGGTTCTCTGCGCCGCCTGGGGCCCGCGGGAGGCGGCCgagcccggcgcggcggcggcggcggcaggagggGGGCGGCTGCTCTGCGAGTTCCGCCGGGCCCCCTTcgccgggcgcggggcgcggTGGCGGCCGGGCTCGGCGGCGGAGCGGGAGGCCGAgcgggaagcggcggcggcgctgcgggAAGCGCTGGAGCCGGCGGTGCGGCTGGCCCGGTACCCGCGGGCTCGCCTGGCCGTCAGcgccctgctgctgcaggacggCGGCTCCGCGCTGGCCGCCGCCATCAGCGCcgctgccctggccctggccgATGCCGGGGTGGAGATGTACGACCTGGCGGTGGGCTGCGCCCTTTGCCGGCCCCCCGGTCCTGCCGCCGCTTGGAtgctgcagcccggggagccCGAGGAGCGCCGCGCCGTCGCCCGGCTCACCGTGGCTCTTCTGCCCGCCCTTAACCAGGTGTCGGCAGTGCTGGGTggcgggcagggcagccctCCCGACGCCTGGGCGCAGGCGCTGCGCCTTGGCCTCGACGGCTGCCACCGCCTCTACCCCGTGCTGCGGCAGAGCCTGCTGCGGGCCGCCCGACGCCGTGATGCCGCTGCTGCCACTACTGCCTGA
- the LOC104030303 gene encoding RNA-binding Raly-like protein, with protein MTLFGSGDAGWRYLDMAREPKPSRARLGQKRQHGSSLYHSNCDLDYDLYRDDFPYRVYEYQKIPPLINRIPVKARRTHVGAGSKSSLSPQPGARSSTSSTAGRTKLRAEELHSIKGELSQIKAQVDSLLESLDRMDQRRERLTGSRESEKKRLETGAESSSPAGEGSREPRGKEGMGADGHSDLRNIDSTEESTDTEETVKNHMSDPEGSQ; from the exons atGACGCTCTTCGGCAGCGGGGACGCGGGCTGGAGAT ATTTGGACATGGCCAGGGAACCGAAGCCAAGCCGGGCCAGGCTGGGCCAGAAGCGGCAACACGGCAGCAGCCTGTACCA CAGTAACTGTGACCTGGACTATGATCTCTACAGGGATGACTTCCCATACCG GGTGTACGAGTACCAGAAGATCCCCCCTCTCATTAACCGCATCCCAGTCAAGGCCAGACGAACTCATGTGGGAGCAGGAAGCAAAAGCAGCCtgagcccccagcccggggcgaggagcagcaccagctccacAGCGGGACGGACAAAGT tgCGGGCCGAAGAGCTGCACTCCATCAAGGGGGAGCTGAGCCAGATCAAGGCGCAGGTGGACAGTCTGCTGGAGAGCCTGGACCGCATGGACCAGCGGAGAGAGCGTCTCACAG GGTCCAGGGAGAGTGAGAAGAAGAGGTTAGAGACAGGGGCAGAGTCGTCGTCCCCAGCAGGAGAGGGGTCACGGGAGCCCCGGGGCAAGGAGGGGATGGGAGCTGATGGGCACAGCGACCTGCGCAACATCGACAGCACCGAGGAGAGCACGGACACGGAGGAGACG GTGAAAAACCACATGTCGGACCCTGAGGGGAGCCAGTAG
- the LOC104025164 gene encoding fibulin-7 yields the protein MFLIPLPAWLALGILQLPLGSTRECLSQQQALSAVQQMQKLLAAQEAAHLRGMRGLRQQLSILQSHLQRQATKRNETCPQPVVPMNGRMLGWSMRVGHDVHFICDAGFRLVGSETRTCRHNRTWSGTQPFCRSIDDCSSNPCANSGTCVDGNQSYTCLCPRGWSGPSCQSPIYAYGVTLSNTSFSRQPRCAEGHLGSRRCSCDAGFQMQDGGMCHDVDECQLFQSSPQTRLCLHDCVNLPGSYRCLCPPGYLLHADHNTCEDVNECTGKQHNCTQGTFCINTFGDHHCVHPKCPVPRHNTSYIKTSAFQCERNPCPMESRACRLAATSISFHYLPLQANHTVPHVLFKMSTTRFVGDSLRFTIMGGRGQGVFAVWRSDRQTGELVLTSPVAGPATLEVELEMSEFSRKVLLGKHIFKVTAFVSPYEF from the exons ATGTTCCTCATCCCgctgccagcctggctggcCCTGGGCATCCTGCAGCTGCCCCTTGGCAGCACCCGG GAGTGCctgagccagcagcaggcactcagtgcagtgcagcagatgcagaaactgctggcagcacaggaggCTGCCCACCTGCGGGGCATGCGTGGTCTCCGGCAGCAGCTCTCCATCCTCCAGAGCCACCTCCAGAGACAGGCCACCAAACGCAATG agaCCTGTCCGCAGCCGGTGGTGCCAATGAATGGACGGATGCTGGGCTGGAGCATGCGGGTGGGCCACGACGTTCACTTCATCTGCGATGCCGGCTTCCGGCTGGTGGGCTCAGAGACACGCACCTGCCGGCACAACCGCACGTGGAGTGGCACCCAGCCCTTCTGCAGAA GTATTGACGACTGTTCCAGCAACCCATGTGCCAACAGTGGGACCTGCGTGGATGGCAACCAGAGCTACACATGCCTCTGCCCCCGGGGCTGGTCAGGCCCcagctgccagagccccatcTATGCCT ATGGGGTGACGCTGAGCAACACCTCCTTCAGCCGCCAGCCCCGCTGTGCTGAGGGCCACCTGGGCTCCCGGCGCTGCAGCTGTGATGCTGGCTTCCAGATGCAAGACGGCGGCATGTGCCATG ACGTGGATGAGTGTCAGCTCTTCCAGTCCAGCCCCCAGACCCGACTTTGCCTCCACGACTGTGTCAACCTCCCCGGCTCCTACCGCTGCCTCTGTCCCCCCGGCTACCTGCTCCATGCTGACCACAATACCTGCGAGG ATGTGAACGAGTGCACTGGGAAGCAGCACAACTGCACCCAGGGCACCTTCTGCATCAACACCTTTGGGGACCACCACTGCGTGCACCCCAAGTGTCCCGTGCCGCGCCACAACACCAGCTACATCAAGACCTCTGCCTT CCAGTGCGAGAGGAacccctgccccatggagaGCCGAGCCTGCCGCCTGGCCGccacctccatctccttccACTACCTGCCACTCCAGGCCAACCACACTGTGCCCCATGTCCTCTTCAAGATGTCCACCACCCGCTTCGTGGGCGACAGCCTGCGCTTCACCATCATGGGCGGCCGGGGCCAGGGTGTCTTTGCCGTGTGGCGCTCCGACCGGCAGACAGGAGAGCTGGTGCTTACCAGTCCCGTGGCAGGGCCAGCCACGCTGGAGGTGGAGCTGGAGATGAGCGAGTTCTCCCGCAAGGTCCTCCTGGGCAAGCACATCTTCAAGGTCACAGCCTTTGTGTCCCCGTACGAGTTTTGA